AGGCAGCCTTCCCGGTTGGTGTAGGCCAGCGCGAAGACGTAGTAGCAGCCGGGGGCATGCACGCCATCATCAATGTAGATGAAGTTATCGGGACTCTGGCCATGGGATATGTCCTCTTCCCAATCCGAGAAATCCCACCCGTAGGCAGGCAGACACCCGGGGTCATTACAGAACATCACCGGATCATGCCAGTAGGGTTCGTCACATCCCGTTTCCAGCCAGAAGATCGGGAAGAACGTCGTCGGATTGCTGCAGGAGAGGGGACCATGGTGAATGAGACACAGCGAGCCTTCGCACAGAGTTACGCAGGCTGACTTATCATATGCGTCGTAGCCGCCCGGAAACCACACTGCGGCGGTCGGTTCGCAGGGCGGGCCACAGCGAATTCTCTGGCAGGTCCAGCTCTCGATGTTGATCTCCTGCGGACCCACGATGCAGTAGAACACGTTGGACAGCCAGATTGCCCGATAGCCATTCACGCAGGGACCGACCACCTTGCACTGATAGCCGACCGCCGGATCGGACTTGGTGGGATTTCCGAACGCCGGGTCGAATCCGAAGAATCCGGCGCCGAGTTCCAGCAGTTCTCCATTGATCGGCAGCTCATACCCGAAGTTCGGGAAACCACACAGCGAGTCCGCCAGCGAACCGTCGGCCGCCCGGATGACCTGAACGATTGCGTCACCATCCGGCAGTGGGGTGCCGCCCTGGCAATCGTCGGTCAACTGCTGTGTCACATTGATGATGACGGCTACAAAGTTGGGGTCCGTACAGTCGGCAAATCCAGAAGTTGCCAGCGCCAGCGACACCAGCGCAACCATTAGTAGTTTAGCCTTCATGGCCCTTCTCCTTGACTTGAAACGATTCCGTCCAAAGGCAGAAAAAGGTGCTTTCATCGGGCTGGGGTATTGTCAGTACGTGTCAATCGCTATCAACGGCAAGCAGGACGCTGAAAGCGCCCTGCTGCTGAACATCCGATATTTCGGAACGGACGGTGTGACTACTCCTGTTCATCGCGGACGACGCATTGCGGGCCGCCCGATCCACAGGTCCATTCCGCTCGTGACCAGGTGATCTCCTGAGGACCTATTGCCATCGTTTTAACCGAAGAGGTCCACAATACGGTTGTGCCATCCGGTTCATAGACCCGCAGATAGTACGTCGGAGTCGGCGGCATATTGAAGACACCGGTGAAATTGACCTCGGTGCCGAAATATCCGGCCTCTCCCAACAGGACCAGACCGTTCATGGTGAATTGGTTGTAATTGTGGGTACCCGCGGGTCCCGTCTCGCAATTGGGCGGCACATCGCAGAGAATCGGCTGCGGGTCGGTATCGTCCGGCCCATCCTCGTCCACATCATGGAAAATCTTGACCAGCCGGCCATCCTCGATGGGAGTAGTCCCTTCACAGGTTGTGTAGAGAGGATCGCCTCCGGTGTAGGCATAATAGAGCGTGGCCGAGAATCCCTGTGCCGAGACGAGAGAAACACAGCCAAACATGGCAAGAGCGAGAGCAGCAATCCAGCGAGACATACGGTGGTTCCTTCTTGTGTGGTCGTCACACGGCTTGGCGCAAAAGACGTGCCTTCCCGGAGGATAACGAACGCCTCCGGACAAAAACGTCAGGCAGATATCATCGTTCGGTCGCGGCCCTTAGCCAGAGCGGGGCCTGGAAGCCAGACCCCGCTCTGGAACAGGGACCAAAGCAAAGTGAAGTTGACTACTTCACCAACAGCATCTTCTTCGTGGCACTGTAGACGTCGCCGATCTGAATCGTGTAGAAGTACAGACCGGAGGTCAGATTGGCCGCGTCGAAGTTGACGAAATGCACACCCACCTTCTCCGAGCCGTTCACCAGCGTCGCCACTTCCTGACCGGTCGCATTGAAGACCTTCAGGGTGACGTGATTCTCCGCCTTGACATCGTAACGAATCGAGGTCGAGGGGTTGAACGGATTCGGGAAGTTCTGGTGGAGTTTGTACTCGCTCACCGTGGCCGCCAGCTCGCTGGGGGTGATGCTCTCCGTGAAGACGACTTCGCGGGCGCCGCCCAGATCCACAATCGCCAACTCGTAGGTGTAGCTTGTGCCATACTCGACGTTCGCATCCGCGAACGAGTATTCATGGCCACTCGCGGTGTTGGTGGCGCGAACCTCGCCGACCATCTCGCCGTTGCGGGAAACGATGAACTTGTCCAGATCGTTCTCGGAAACGGTATTCCACGTCATCCGAACCGCATCATCCACGATGGCCAGATCCACGTTGCCCATCTCGACCGGCAGTTTCTCGTCGAAATGCACACAGACGCAGCCTTCCGCACCCGCGTAGGCCAGGGCGAAGACGTAGTAGTAACCGGCCACGTGAATACCGTCATTCACGAACACCACGTTGGCGGCACTTTGATAGGGAGGATGGTTGTCCTCTTCCCAATCCGTGAAGTTCCACACCAGGGCGGGCGGGCAGGTGGGATCATTGCAGAACATGTTGGGGTCGTGCGGCTGCGGGGGCTCTTCGCATCCCGGGGTAATGGTGTAGAGCGGGAAACGATCAAGCGCCGGATCTCCCTGCGGGCAAACCGGGAGGGGACCCGTGTAGATCAAGCACACGGAGCCTTCGCACAGAGTCACACAGGCCGACTCAAAATGGCGGCCGAAGCCATCCGGGAACCACACTTCGGTGGTGGGATCACAGCTCGGGCCACAGGGAACCATCGTGCAGGTCCAGCTCTCAAGGTAGATCTCTTGCGGACCCACGAGGCAGTAGAACACGTTCGACATCCACACGGCCTGGAAGCCGCTCACGCAGGGACCCACAACCTTGCACTGATAGCCGACCGCCGGGTCGGACTTGGTGGGATTTCCGAACGCCGGGTCGAACCCGAAGTATCCGGCGCCGAGTCCCAATAGATCCCCGTTGATCGGCAGCTCATACCCGAAGTTTAGGAAACCGCAGAGCGAGTCCGCCAGAGAACCGTTGGAAGCCCGAACGACCTGAACGACCGCCGAACCGTCAGCCAGCGGGGTGCCGCCGGTGCAATTATCGGTCAACGGTTGAACCACGTTGATGATGATTGCCACGAAATTGGGGT
The nucleotide sequence above comes from bacterium. Encoded proteins:
- a CDS encoding T9SS type A sorting domain-containing protein, coding for MKAKLLMVALVSLALATSGFADCTDPNFVAVIINVTQQLTDDCQGGTPLPDGDAIVQVIRAADGSLADSLCGFPNFGYELPINGELLELGAGFFGFDPAFGNPTKSDPAVGYQCKVVGPCVNGYRAIWLSNVFYCIVGPQEINIESWTCQRIRCGPPCEPTAAVWFPGGYDAYDKSACVTLCEGSLCLIHHGPLSCSNPTTFFPIFWLETGCDEPYWHDPVMFCNDPGCLPAYGWDFSDWEEDISHGQSPDNFIYIDDGVHAPGCYYVFALAYTNREGCLCVRFDFHIPVEMGNVDLTVVDDAVRMTWNTASEHDLDQFIVSRNGEEIAALRATNEPTGHEYVFNDANIEYGTIYAYELAVVDLGGNREVIFAESVTPGEITATVTEYKLHQNFPNPFNSSTSIRYDVKEEDFITLKIHNTSGQEIATLVNGKREAGTHFVNFDARHLTSGLYFYTIQIGDVYRATKKMLLVK
- a CDS encoding T9SS type A sorting domain-containing protein, with amino-acid sequence MKAKLLIVALVLLALATSGFAACTDPNFVAIIINVVQPLTDNCTGGTPLADGSAVVQVVRASNGSLADSLCGFLNFGYELPINGDLLGLGAGYFGFDPAFGNPTKSDPAVGYQCKVVGPCVSGFQAVWMSNVFYCLVGPQEIYLESWTCTMVPCGPSCDPTTEVWFPDGFGRHFESACVTLCEGSVCLIYTGPLPVCPQGDPALDRFPLYTITPGCEEPPQPHDPNMFCNDPTCPPALVWNFTDWEEDNHPPYQSAANVVFVNDGIHVAGYYYVFALAYAGAEGCVCVHFDEKLPVEMGNVDLAIVDDAVRMTWNTVSENDLDKFIVSRNGEMVGEVRATNTASGHEYSFADANVEYGTSYTYELAIVDLGGAREVVFTESITPSELAATVSEYKLHQNFPNPFNPSTSIRYDVKAENHVTLKVFNATGQEVATLVNGSEKVGVHFVNFDAANLTSGLYFYTIQIGDVYSATKKMLLVK